CGGGGATGGTCAGCTGGCGGCGGCCGCCGACCTTCATGCCCTGCACGCCCTGGTCCCAGCCCTTGATGACGCGGCCGCCGCCGAGCGGGAAGCGGAACGGCGTGCCCCGGTTCCAGCTGGCGTCGAACTCCTCGCCCGTGCTGAAGGCGACACCGACGTAGTGCACGGTGACCGTCTGGCCGGCCTGCGCCACCGGGCCGTCGCCTTCCCAGATGTCCTTGATCTCGAGGTCCGCCGGGGGCTCGCCGCCCGGGAAGTCGATCTCGGGCTTGTCGATGCTCACGTCTTCTGCTCCTGCTTGTCTGTGGAAAGGGCGAACACGCACAGTCTTACACTTTCGGCGATCACATCTTCGCCAGGATGTCGACCGAGAAGACGAGCGTGGAGTCCTTCTCGATGCCGCTGCCCTGCGGCGGGTTGTCGCCGTACCCGAGCTCCGGCGGGATGACGATCAGGACGCGGCTGCCGACCTTCTTGCCGGTCAGG
This region of Streptomyces chromofuscus genomic DNA includes:
- a CDS encoding FKBP-type peptidyl-prolyl cis-trans isomerase yields the protein MSIDKPEIDFPGGEPPADLEIKDIWEGDGPVAQAGQTVTVHYVGVAFSTGEEFDASWNRGTPFRFPLGGGRVIKGWDQGVQGMKVGGRRQLTIPAHLAYGNQSPTPAIKPGETLIFVVDLLGV